In one Pseudomonadota bacterium genomic region, the following are encoded:
- the murD gene encoding UDP-N-acetylmuramoyl-L-alanine--D-glutamate ligase: MIVATGFQGKEVAVLGLARSGLAVARALEAGGANVICWDDGAAARERAEEAGLTIRDPLEDGVMEQLACLVTSPGIPHLFPVPHPVIAAALAAGIPVDNDIGLFFRSFASADWAELGTLPRVVAVTGSNGKSTTAALIHHILEVTGRPTQLAGNIGRGVFDLEPAEDGEVVVLELSSYQTELARALTPDVAVFTNLTPDHLDRHGGMGGYFAAKRRLFAEGGPDRAVIGVDEIEGRYLATELGQGPSDDRVIRVSTGPLQGPGWSVTVKKGFLSEHRKGRQVASIDLRPLKTLPGTHNHQNACAAFAACRALGLGPREIEAALRTFQGLPHRSELVAEQGGVRYVNDSKATNVDSAAKALQAFSRIRWICGGLEKEGGLDRLEPLFGNVVRAYVIGRDAKTFALGLKGIDAVICTTMEEAVARASADATPGDTVLLAPAAASFDQYDNFEARGQDFIYCVKAQLSASGG, from the coding sequence ATGATCGTCGCAACAGGATTTCAGGGTAAGGAGGTGGCGGTCCTCGGGCTCGCGCGGTCCGGTCTGGCCGTCGCGCGCGCATTGGAGGCCGGCGGCGCGAATGTCATCTGCTGGGATGATGGCGCAGCGGCACGGGAGCGCGCGGAGGAAGCAGGGCTCACGATCCGCGATCCCTTGGAGGACGGCGTCATGGAGCAACTGGCTTGCCTCGTCACCTCCCCGGGGATCCCGCATCTCTTCCCAGTGCCACATCCCGTGATCGCAGCCGCCCTTGCCGCAGGGATCCCGGTCGACAACGATATCGGGCTCTTCTTCCGATCCTTCGCCTCCGCGGACTGGGCCGAGCTCGGAACGCTGCCCCGCGTCGTCGCGGTCACCGGGTCCAATGGAAAATCCACCACCGCCGCCCTCATCCATCACATTTTGGAGGTCACCGGCCGGCCAACACAGCTCGCAGGCAATATCGGCCGCGGGGTGTTTGACCTCGAGCCCGCAGAGGACGGCGAAGTCGTGGTGCTCGAGCTCAGCTCCTACCAGACCGAGCTTGCCCGCGCGCTCACGCCCGATGTGGCCGTCTTCACAAATCTCACGCCAGATCACCTAGACCGCCACGGCGGCATGGGCGGCTATTTCGCGGCCAAGCGCAGGCTCTTTGCCGAGGGCGGGCCGGATCGCGCTGTCATCGGCGTCGATGAGATCGAGGGCAGGTACCTCGCCACTGAACTGGGGCAGGGCCCGTCTGATGATCGCGTGATCCGGGTCTCGACCGGGCCCCTGCAGGGGCCGGGCTGGTCCGTGACGGTGAAGAAGGGCTTTCTCTCCGAGCACCGCAAGGGCCGTCAGGTGGCCTCCATTGACCTTCGGCCTCTCAAGACGCTCCCCGGGACACACAATCATCAGAACGCCTGCGCGGCTTTCGCCGCGTGTCGCGCGCTGGGGCTGGGACCGCGGGAAATCGAGGCCGCGCTCCGGACCTTTCAAGGCCTCCCGCATCGCTCGGAACTCGTCGCCGAACAGGGTGGCGTGCGATACGTCAACGACAGTAAGGCCACCAATGTCGACAGCGCCGCCAAGGCGCTGCAGGCCTTTTCGCGGATCCGTTGGATCTGCGGCGGGTTGGAGAAGGAAGGCGGCCTCGACCGCCTCGAGCCGCTCTTTGGCAACGTGGTCCGCGCCTATGTCATCGGGCGGGACGCAAAGACATTTGCCCTCGGCCTCAAGGGCATCGACGCGGTCATTTGCACGACGATGGAAGAGGCTGTGGCCCGCGCCTCTGCCGACGCGACACCGGGCGATACCGTGCTTTTGGCCCCCGCGGCGGCGAGTTTTGACCAGTACGACAACTTCGAAGCGCGCGGGCAGGACTTCATCTATTGCGTGAAGGCGCAGCTTTCCGCTTCTGGTGGGTGA
- the mraY gene encoding phospho-N-acetylmuramoyl-pentapeptide-transferase, translating to MLYWLTALSDGGDFYNLFRYITFRAGGAFLTALIFAFLFGRPLINLLRKSQGKGQPIREDGPATHFSKAGTPTMGGALILGALIVSSLLWARLDNGFVWLVLFVTVAFGAVGFADDYAKVSKQNVKGVPGRLRLGIGFIIATLAAVFAFYLHPAELQGQLAFPVFKDTLINLGFLFIPFALIVIVGSANAVNLTDGLDGLAIMPVMIAAGTLGIIAYAVGRVDFTQYLDVHYVPGTGEILIFTAGLIGGGLGFLWYNAPPAAVFMGDTGSLALGGALGAIAVATKHEIVLAIVGGVFVVEALSVIIQVAYFKSTGRRIFLMAPIHHHYEKKGWAEPQIVIRFWIISLILAMIGLATLKVR from the coding sequence ATGCTCTATTGGCTGACGGCACTTTCAGACGGCGGGGATTTCTACAATCTCTTCCGCTACATCACCTTCCGGGCGGGCGGCGCTTTCCTGACGGCGCTCATTTTCGCGTTTCTCTTCGGGCGCCCACTCATCAACCTCTTGCGCAAGAGCCAGGGAAAAGGGCAACCGATCCGCGAAGACGGACCGGCGACGCATTTCTCCAAGGCGGGCACGCCCACGATGGGCGGCGCACTCATCCTTGGAGCGCTCATCGTCTCCTCGCTCCTTTGGGCGCGCCTCGACAACGGCTTCGTGTGGCTGGTGCTCTTCGTCACGGTGGCCTTCGGAGCGGTGGGCTTCGCCGATGACTACGCCAAGGTATCCAAGCAAAACGTGAAGGGCGTGCCGGGGCGTCTTCGTCTCGGGATCGGGTTCATCATCGCCACGCTGGCGGCTGTCTTTGCCTTTTATCTTCACCCTGCCGAGCTCCAGGGCCAGCTTGCTTTCCCGGTCTTCAAGGACACGCTGATCAATCTCGGGTTCCTCTTCATCCCCTTCGCGCTCATCGTCATCGTGGGCTCCGCCAACGCGGTAAATCTGACTGATGGCCTCGACGGCCTCGCCATCATGCCCGTGATGATCGCGGCGGGCACGCTCGGCATCATCGCCTATGCCGTCGGACGCGTGGACTTCACGCAGTATCTGGACGTGCACTACGTGCCGGGCACGGGAGAAATCCTGATCTTTACCGCGGGCCTCATCGGCGGTGGGCTCGGCTTCCTTTGGTACAATGCCCCGCCTGCCGCCGTCTTCATGGGCGATACCGGCTCGCTTGCCCTCGGCGGCGCGCTCGGCGCCATCGCCGTGGCCACGAAGCACGAGATCGTGCTGGCCATCGTCGGCGGGGTCTTCGTCGTCGAGGCGCTCTCGGTCATCATCCAGGTGGCATATTTCAAGAGCACCGGCCGCCGGATCTTCCTCATGGCGCCGATCCACCACCACTACGAGAAGAAGGGCTGGGCCGAGCCGCAGATCGTGATCCGTTTCTGGATTATCTCGCTCATCCTCGCGATGATCGGCCTTGCCACGCTCAAGGTCCGGTAA
- the murF gene encoding UDP-N-acetylmuramoyl-tripeptide--D-alanyl-D-alanine ligase — protein MSLWTSADAAAATGGSTGDWEATGVSIDTRTLAPGDLFIALKAARDGHDFVGQALEKGASAALVSRIPDGVDPARCLLVGDVQAGLEALGRAGRARSKARVVAITGSVGKTSTKEMLRDVLSAQGKTHAAEASYNNHWGVPLTLARLPADADYAVIEIGMNHPGEIAPLSEQAEPHVVMITAIAAAHLEAFESLAGIAEEKASIVAGLVEGGTAVLNSDTDHADILVARARQAGAEIVRFGAEGEQPLTSLTLRADCTVVETVIEGDRALLKINAPGRHFGMNGLGVVAVAKALGADAGRAALDLGLWSPPSGRGTREIRDLDPADPAMSFELIDDAFNANPASMAAAFEVLAAAKPTDDIGRVMRGRRLAILGDMLELGPTEAEAHAALASNIHLGLALVHCVGPRMQHLHDSLAPAQRGRWFETAEEAAAVAHKLIDAGDVVLVKGSKGSRVSLVVDALRKLGHRREQ, from the coding sequence GTGAGCCTCTGGACATCCGCGGATGCCGCTGCGGCCACGGGCGGTTCGACAGGCGACTGGGAGGCGACGGGCGTCAGCATCGATACGCGAACCCTCGCCCCCGGGGATCTCTTCATCGCGTTGAAAGCCGCCCGCGACGGGCATGATTTCGTGGGCCAAGCCCTCGAAAAAGGCGCGAGCGCCGCGCTCGTCTCCCGCATCCCGGACGGGGTTGACCCCGCGCGCTGCCTTCTCGTGGGCGACGTGCAGGCGGGCCTCGAAGCGCTTGGTCGGGCGGGACGGGCGCGCAGCAAAGCGCGCGTCGTCGCCATCACCGGCTCCGTCGGCAAGACGTCGACCAAGGAGATGCTCCGGGACGTGCTTTCTGCCCAGGGGAAAACCCATGCCGCCGAGGCGTCCTACAACAATCACTGGGGCGTGCCGCTGACGCTGGCGCGCCTGCCTGCGGATGCCGACTACGCCGTCATCGAGATCGGCATGAACCATCCCGGTGAGATCGCGCCGCTTTCCGAACAGGCAGAGCCCCATGTCGTGATGATCACAGCCATCGCCGCGGCCCATCTCGAAGCCTTCGAAAGCCTCGCCGGCATCGCCGAGGAGAAGGCGTCCATCGTTGCGGGCCTCGTGGAGGGCGGTACGGCCGTCCTGAATTCGGATACCGATCACGCGGACATCCTGGTGGCGCGCGCGCGCCAAGCCGGGGCCGAGATCGTCCGCTTCGGCGCCGAGGGCGAGCAACCGCTGACGTCGCTGACCCTGCGCGCTGACTGCACGGTGGTTGAAACCGTCATCGAGGGGGATCGGGCCCTCCTGAAGATCAACGCCCCCGGGCGCCATTTCGGAATGAACGGGCTCGGGGTCGTGGCAGTGGCGAAAGCCCTCGGCGCGGATGCCGGTCGTGCGGCGCTCGATCTTGGGCTCTGGTCGCCGCCATCCGGGCGTGGCACCCGCGAGATCAGGGATCTCGACCCCGCCGATCCGGCCATGTCCTTCGAGCTCATCGATGACGCGTTCAATGCCAATCCAGCCTCCATGGCCGCGGCGTTCGAGGTCCTCGCAGCGGCCAAGCCCACCGATGATATCGGTCGCGTCATGCGGGGACGGCGCCTTGCGATCCTCGGCGACATGCTCGAGCTCGGGCCCACAGAGGCCGAGGCGCACGCGGCGCTTGCTAGCAACATCCATCTCGGGCTCGCGCTCGTCCATTGCGTGGGGCCGCGCATGCAGCATCTCCACGACAGCTTGGCGCCCGCGCAGCGGGGGCGCTGGTTCGAGACAGCCGAAGAGGCGGCCGCCGTTGCCCATAAACTCATCGATGCCGGCGATGTTGTCCTCGTGAAGGGGTCGAAGGGCAGCCGGGTGAGCCTTGTCGTTGACGCGCTGCGCAAGCTAGGGCATCGGCGCGAGCAATGA
- a CDS encoding UDP-N-acetylmuramoyl-L-alanyl-D-glutamate--2,6-diaminopimelate ligase — MASKQLSDLGLTGQGGENPAVSGLAVDSRAVEPGFLFAALPGSRVHGGEFVEFALRMGAVAVLTDAEGAQIAAPAFRAHPAALVVTEDPRGALAAAAALWSGSQPETMVAVTGTNGKTSVASFTRQLWSVIGEDAINLGTTGVEGAFETPLKHTTPEPITLHAALAAAARSGVTHGAMEASSHGLEQRRLDGVLLKAAGFTNFSQDHLDYHGTFEAYFDAKARLFRAVLPDDGTAVINMDDPKGADMALIAKARGQNVLRIGRYTEADIRLTAQRFDGTGQDIRVVYGAASFTARLELIGGFQADNVLMAAGLCIATGSSPREVFSAMSHLRTVRGRMEHAATRANGAAVFVDYAHTPDAVSTALRAMRPHVLGRLLVIIGAGGDRDATKRPLMGRAAAEHADVVFVTDDNPRSEDPALIRRAVMEGCPDATEVGDRAEAILRAVDALGPGDTLLIAGKGHETGQIVGDAVLPFDDVEQASIAVAALEGGLA, encoded by the coding sequence ATGGCATCAAAGCAACTGAGTGACCTGGGTCTCACGGGGCAGGGCGGGGAAAACCCCGCGGTATCGGGCTTGGCTGTCGATAGCCGTGCCGTGGAGCCCGGCTTTCTCTTCGCCGCACTGCCGGGGAGCCGCGTGCATGGCGGCGAGTTCGTGGAATTCGCGCTACGCATGGGCGCGGTGGCGGTTCTGACGGATGCGGAGGGCGCGCAGATCGCCGCCCCGGCCTTTAGAGCCCATCCCGCCGCGCTCGTGGTGACAGAGGACCCGCGCGGGGCGCTCGCTGCCGCAGCAGCGCTCTGGTCCGGGAGCCAGCCGGAGACCATGGTCGCCGTCACCGGCACGAATGGCAAAACCAGCGTGGCGAGCTTCACGCGCCAGCTTTGGTCGGTGATCGGAGAAGACGCCATCAACCTCGGCACGACCGGCGTCGAAGGGGCCTTTGAAACCCCGCTGAAGCATACAACGCCCGAGCCCATCACCCTGCACGCCGCCCTTGCCGCGGCGGCGCGGTCCGGCGTGACGCATGGCGCGATGGAGGCGTCCTCCCACGGGCTCGAGCAGCGGCGTCTCGACGGCGTTCTCCTGAAGGCCGCGGGCTTCACCAACTTCTCCCAGGATCACCTCGACTATCACGGAACATTCGAGGCCTATTTCGACGCCAAGGCACGCCTCTTCCGAGCCGTGCTCCCCGACGACGGGACAGCCGTCATCAACATGGACGACCCAAAGGGGGCGGACATGGCCCTGATCGCCAAGGCGCGAGGGCAGAACGTGCTGCGCATCGGGCGGTACACGGAGGCCGATATCAGGCTCACCGCGCAGCGCTTTGACGGGACCGGGCAGGACATCCGGGTTGTCTATGGCGCGGCATCTTTCACCGCGCGGCTGGAGCTGATCGGCGGCTTTCAGGCGGATAACGTTCTCATGGCTGCCGGTCTCTGCATCGCCACCGGGTCGAGCCCCCGCGAGGTCTTCTCGGCTATGTCCCACCTCAGGACCGTGCGGGGCAGGATGGAGCACGCGGCCACGCGGGCCAATGGCGCGGCTGTCTTCGTCGACTACGCACATACCCCCGATGCGGTGTCGACGGCGCTTCGCGCGATGCGCCCCCATGTGCTTGGTCGCTTGCTCGTCATCATCGGGGCGGGCGGCGACCGCGATGCCACCAAGCGGCCCCTCATGGGGCGCGCGGCGGCCGAGCACGCGGACGTGGTCTTCGTCACGGACGACAATCCGCGGAGCGAGGACCCCGCGCTCATCCGGAGAGCCGTCATGGAAGGCTGCCCCGACGCCACCGAGGTGGGCGATCGCGCCGAGGCGATCTTGCGCGCGGTCGATGCGCTGGGTCCCGGTGACACGCTGCTCATCGCTGGGAAGGGGCACGAGACGGGCCAGATCGTCGGAGATGCCGTCCTGCCCTTCGATGATGTCGAGCAGGCATCCATCGCTGTTGCCGCCCTCGAAGGGGGCCTCGCGTGA
- a CDS encoding penicillin-binding protein 2 produces the protein MIRTPLRPLARILGARAAGEDPDWIERENIRKRHEVMRDKQRVQAEGRLLVLGLFFVAGFALIGARMTLLAVSEPMEPRTTASITQIVAQRADILDRQGRVLATNFDTHSLYAHPQDLIDPAGSAAALVEIFPDLDAERLLKDLTGDRKFLWLKRRISPEQKQAVHDIGDPGLLFGPREMRLYPNGAVAAHVLGGASFGKEGVSSAEVIGVAGVEKHFDGFLRDPANNGAPLELALDLSVQAAAERVLAGGMSLFSAKGAASVLMDVHTGEVISLVSLPDFDPNDRPRPLTQGDQADSPLFNRALQGVYELGSAFKIFTAAQAMELGLAGPETEINTKGPLRWGRFRIGEFQNKNYGPTLTLSRVIEKSSNIGTARLAQEIGAERQKAFLGELGFLEPTPLEMVEAAGAAPLYPTNWSELSTMTISYGHGISTSPMHLAAGYATLLNGGRKVTPTLLKQGRAQLGAQVVSPEVSAAARMMLRRVVTEGTASFGDVQGYAVGGKTGTADKPRPRGGYYDDRTITTFASVFPAHDPQYVLVVTLDEPVETSGTEPRRSAGWTAVPVAAELIRRVAPLLGLRPEIEPAPLASITLSSSD, from the coding sequence GTGATCCGCACACCGCTCCGTCCGCTCGCCCGTATCCTCGGCGCCCGCGCCGCCGGAGAAGATCCCGACTGGATCGAGCGGGAAAACATCCGCAAGCGTCACGAAGTGATGCGCGACAAGCAGCGCGTGCAGGCCGAGGGGCGTCTGCTCGTGCTCGGACTGTTCTTCGTTGCGGGCTTTGCGCTCATCGGGGCGCGCATGACGCTCCTTGCCGTCTCCGAGCCCATGGAGCCGCGCACCACCGCATCTATCACGCAGATCGTCGCCCAGCGGGCAGACATCCTCGATCGGCAGGGCCGCGTCCTGGCGACGAATTTCGATACGCACTCTCTCTACGCCCACCCGCAAGACCTCATTGATCCGGCCGGTTCGGCGGCGGCCCTCGTGGAGATCTTCCCTGATCTCGATGCGGAGCGCCTGCTCAAGGACCTGACGGGGGATCGCAAGTTCCTCTGGTTGAAGCGCCGGATCAGCCCCGAGCAGAAGCAGGCCGTGCATGATATCGGCGATCCGGGGCTGCTGTTTGGCCCCCGTGAGATGCGCCTTTATCCGAACGGGGCCGTGGCGGCCCACGTGCTCGGCGGCGCCTCTTTCGGCAAGGAGGGCGTAAGCAGCGCCGAAGTGATCGGCGTGGCGGGTGTCGAGAAGCACTTCGATGGCTTTCTGCGCGACCCAGCCAACAATGGCGCGCCGCTCGAGCTCGCGCTCGACCTCAGTGTGCAGGCCGCCGCGGAACGGGTGCTCGCGGGGGGCATGTCGCTCTTCAGCGCGAAGGGCGCGGCGAGCGTACTCATGGATGTGCATACCGGCGAGGTCATCTCCCTCGTCTCCCTGCCGGATTTCGATCCAAACGATCGCCCGCGTCCCCTCACGCAGGGGGATCAGGCCGACAGCCCGCTCTTCAACCGTGCGCTGCAGGGCGTCTACGAGCTGGGATCAGCGTTCAAGATCTTCACCGCGGCGCAGGCCATGGAGCTCGGGCTCGCGGGGCCGGAGACGGAGATCAACACGAAGGGTCCGCTTCGCTGGGGCCGCTTTCGCATCGGCGAGTTCCAGAACAAGAACTATGGGCCGACGCTGACCTTGAGCCGGGTGATCGAGAAATCATCCAATATCGGGACCGCACGCCTCGCCCAGGAGATCGGCGCAGAGCGACAGAAGGCCTTCCTCGGCGAGCTGGGCTTCCTCGAGCCCACGCCCCTCGAGATGGTGGAGGCCGCGGGTGCCGCGCCGCTCTACCCCACGAATTGGTCCGAGCTGTCGACGATGACGATCAGCTACGGCCACGGCATCTCCACCTCGCCCATGCACCTGGCCGCCGGCTATGCGACGCTCTTGAATGGCGGTCGAAAGGTGACGCCAACGCTTCTCAAGCAGGGTCGCGCGCAGCTGGGCGCGCAGGTGGTGTCGCCGGAGGTTTCTGCCGCGGCGCGTATGATGCTCCGGCGCGTCGTGACCGAGGGAACGGCAAGCTTTGGCGACGTTCAGGGCTACGCCGTGGGCGGAAAGACCGGGACGGCCGACAAGCCACGCCCGCGCGGCGGCTACTATGACGACCGGACCATCACGACCTTCGCAAGCGTCTTCCCGGCCCATGATCCGCAATATGTCCTCGTGGTGACGCTCGACGAGCCGGTCGAGACCTCCGGCACCGAGCCGCGTCGCTCGGCCGGTTGGACGGCGGTCCCGGTGGCCGCGGAGCTCATCCGCCGCGTGGCCCCGCTCCTCGGCCTCCGGCCGGAGATTGAACCCGCACCACTGGCCAGTATAACGCTGTCATCGAGTGACTGA
- a CDS encoding cell division protein FtsL — MRAFLYSLAAMIVMGLAFWAYSENYRTQEAIGQVETLHRDIAAARARVAVLKAEWAYLNRPDRLRDLAEMNFLNLELLPLAPDQFGDIDQIAYPVEPLPISDAIEVMEVRP; from the coding sequence ATGAGAGCATTTCTCTATTCGCTCGCGGCGATGATCGTCATGGGGCTCGCATTCTGGGCCTATTCCGAGAATTACCGCACGCAGGAAGCCATCGGGCAGGTGGAAACCCTCCATCGCGACATCGCGGCGGCCCGCGCGCGCGTGGCGGTCCTCAAGGCGGAATGGGCCTACCTGAACCGTCCTGATCGCCTGCGCGATCTGGCCGAGATGAACTTTCTCAATCTCGAGCTCTTGCCGCTTGCCCCCGACCAGTTCGGCGACATCGATCAGATCGCCTATCCCGTCGAGCCGCTTCCGATATCCGACGCCATCGAGGTCATGGAGGTCCGCCCGTGA
- the rsmH gene encoding 16S rRNA (cytosine(1402)-N(4))-methyltransferase RsmH gives MSAAAPHIPVLLDPILRHCAPIEGVWVDGTFGAGGYSRGLLEAGAGKVIAIDRDPAVFEMAAPWARLYGDRLQLVEATFSDLAEHADMVDGVVLDLGVSSMQIDQADRGFSFMKDGPLDMRMSQSGRSAADIVAEASEASLADILFHFGEERASRRIARAIVKARDAAPILRTLRLAEIVEGALPRPKPGQSHPATRSFQALRIAVNAEYDELFAGLMAAEQALKPGGLLAVVTFHSVEDRIVKRFLQLRGGKAPAGSRYAPEVMRPAAPFEIVTRKAVEPSDEEVAANPRARSAKLRIARRTTETAPAPEPKALGLPQLPEARR, from the coding sequence ATGTCTGCTGCCGCACCTCACATTCCCGTCCTTCTCGATCCGATCCTGAGGCACTGCGCGCCCATTGAGGGCGTCTGGGTCGACGGGACATTCGGGGCAGGGGGATATTCGCGCGGCCTCCTCGAGGCCGGGGCAGGCAAGGTCATCGCCATTGATCGCGATCCGGCCGTCTTCGAGATGGCTGCGCCCTGGGCGCGCCTATACGGGGACCGTCTCCAGCTCGTCGAAGCGACGTTTTCCGACCTCGCCGAGCATGCGGACATGGTCGATGGCGTCGTCCTCGATCTCGGTGTTTCGTCCATGCAGATCGATCAGGCGGACCGCGGCTTTTCCTTCATGAAGGACGGCCCGCTCGACATGCGCATGAGCCAGTCCGGGCGTTCGGCGGCTGACATCGTTGCAGAGGCGAGCGAGGCGTCGCTCGCGGATATCCTTTTCCACTTTGGAGAGGAGCGGGCCTCCCGCCGCATCGCGCGCGCCATCGTGAAGGCGAGAGATGCAGCGCCCATCCTGAGAACGCTGAGGCTGGCGGAGATCGTCGAGGGCGCGCTGCCGCGTCCGAAGCCTGGCCAGTCGCACCCGGCCACGCGCAGCTTTCAGGCGCTGCGCATCGCCGTAAATGCCGAATATGACGAGCTTTTTGCTGGCCTCATGGCCGCCGAGCAGGCCCTGAAGCCGGGCGGGCTTCTCGCCGTTGTCACCTTCCACAGCGTCGAGGACCGCATCGTGAAGCGCTTTCTCCAGTTGCGCGGCGGCAAGGCCCCCGCCGGGAGCCGCTACGCGCCGGAGGTGATGCGCCCCGCCGCGCCCTTCGAGATCGTCACACGCAAGGCCGTGGAGCCTTCGGACGAAGAGGTCGCCGCCAATCCTCGCGCACGCTCGGCAAAGCTTCGCATCGCGCGCCGGACGACCGAGACCGCGCCCGCGCCGGAGCCGAAGGCGCTCGGTCTCCCGCAGCTGCCGGAGGCGCGCCGATGA